A part of Roseitalea porphyridii genomic DNA contains:
- a CDS encoding YARHG domain-containing protein, whose protein sequence is MLIARAGAVALFLVAGAGSAAAQTSCYDLWYERNLIFAENGYCFQTDLARRAFAEFECWTRNPALSTYEQRRVDEIRDEEQRRGCNVN, encoded by the coding sequence ATGTTGATCGCGCGTGCTGGCGCGGTGGCGCTGTTCCTGGTTGCGGGCGCAGGGTCCGCTGCCGCGCAGACGAGCTGCTATGATCTTTGGTACGAACGCAACCTGATCTTCGCCGAGAACGGCTACTGCTTCCAGACCGATCTTGCCCGGAGAGCGTTCGCCGAATTCGAGTGCTGGACACGGAATCCGGCCCTGTCGACCTACGAGCAAAGGCGCGTCGACGAAATCCGGGACGAGGAACAGCGGCGCGGCTGCAACGTCAACTGA
- a CDS encoding cytochrome P450, giving the protein MSAPETAFRPPAPIPRSPIAALLASLFARDRDLLTLLPEQAYRTRIERLGRSRRGIVLVNDPASVREVMVDRVDAFAKNDLFTGALAPLVGDGVFIAHGADWQRQRAMIEPGFEHLRAGRSFAPMRAATEAFVARLHEKAGAPVRLDAELSRLTADIIHRVIFSGPLDGSDAEALFADFARFQAEVANVRVMQLLLGRPFAPVEQPERARAAATAIRSRLSAMIEARRASGEEKGDLLGAALAARDDEGRQFSPRELVDQMAVFLLAGHETTASTLTWLFLILSQRPHLAADLRAEAERCMGEGAAEFGALRQMTRMRAALQETLRLYPPGAFLPRVALHDTRLGDIALRRGTMVLISPWIIHRHRELWRAPDDFIPERFGPDAPRPVAGSYLPFGLGPRGCIGGAFAMAEAQLVAASVLRRFDIVIDRAAAVRPAVHLTLRPRDPVTVRFMPRRPPDSARNGQ; this is encoded by the coding sequence ATGTCCGCGCCCGAAACGGCCTTTCGTCCACCCGCTCCGATCCCGCGTTCGCCGATCGCGGCGTTGCTGGCGTCCCTTTTCGCGCGGGACCGCGATCTGCTGACGCTTCTGCCCGAACAGGCCTATCGCACCCGCATCGAGCGCCTGGGCCGGTCACGGCGCGGCATCGTGCTGGTCAACGACCCCGCCAGCGTCCGCGAGGTCATGGTCGACCGCGTCGACGCGTTCGCCAAGAACGACCTGTTCACCGGCGCCCTTGCGCCGCTCGTCGGTGACGGTGTCTTCATCGCCCACGGTGCGGACTGGCAGCGCCAGCGCGCCATGATCGAGCCCGGTTTCGAGCACCTTCGGGCCGGTCGCTCGTTTGCGCCGATGCGGGCGGCGACCGAGGCCTTCGTCGCGCGGCTTCACGAAAAGGCCGGCGCGCCTGTGCGCCTCGACGCCGAGTTGAGCCGGCTGACCGCCGACATCATTCACAGGGTGATCTTCTCGGGCCCCCTCGACGGGTCCGATGCCGAGGCGCTGTTCGCCGACTTCGCCCGCTTTCAGGCCGAGGTCGCCAACGTCCGCGTGATGCAGTTGCTCCTGGGCCGACCCTTCGCACCCGTGGAACAGCCCGAGCGGGCGCGCGCTGCAGCGACGGCCATCAGGTCGCGGCTTTCGGCGATGATCGAGGCGCGCCGGGCCTCGGGCGAGGAAAAGGGCGATCTGCTGGGCGCCGCGCTTGCGGCGCGCGATGACGAGGGGCGGCAGTTCTCGCCGAGGGAACTCGTCGACCAGATGGCGGTGTTTCTGCTGGCCGGCCACGAGACGACCGCCAGCACGCTGACATGGCTGTTCCTGATCCTGTCGCAACGGCCGCATCTGGCCGCCGATCTTCGCGCGGAAGCCGAGCGCTGCATGGGCGAAGGAGCGGCCGAGTTCGGTGCCCTCAGGCAAATGACCCGTATGCGGGCCGCGCTCCAGGAGACCCTGCGGCTCTATCCGCCGGGGGCGTTCCTGCCGCGTGTGGCGCTCCACGACACCCGGCTCGGCGACATTGCGCTCAGGCGCGGCACGATGGTGCTGATCTCGCCCTGGATCATCCACCGGCATCGCGAACTGTGGCGCGCGCCCGACGACTTCATACCCGAACGCTTCGGCCCCGATGCGCCACGGCCCGTTGCCGGCAGCTATCTGCCCTTCGGCCTCGGACCGCGCGGCTGCATCGGCGGCGCGTTCGCCATGGCCGAGGCGCAACTGGTCGCGGCGTCCGTGCTGAGGCGCTTCGACATCGTCATCGACAGGGCTGCCGCCGTGCGGCCCGCCGTTCACCTGACCCTGCGGCCGCGCGATCCGGTCACGGTTCGTTTCATGCCGCGCCGGCCGCCCGATTCAGCGCGAAACGGGCAATGA
- a CDS encoding cold-shock protein yields MASGTVKWFNTTKGYGFIAPDEGGNDVFVHISAVQRSGMESLAEGQKVSYELVTDRRTGKTAAGNLVAE; encoded by the coding sequence ATGGCAAGCGGAACCGTCAAATGGTTCAACACCACCAAGGGCTATGGCTTCATCGCCCCCGATGAGGGCGGCAACGATGTGTTCGTGCACATCTCGGCCGTCCAGCGCTCCGGCATGGAGAGCCTCGCCGAAGGGCAGAAGGTCTCCTACGAACTGGTCACCGACCGCCGCACCGGCAAGACCGCAGCCGGCAACCTCGTCGCCGAGTAA
- a CDS encoding lysine--tRNA ligase — protein sequence MSAAPLPPADLDPALVEAARSSKAWPFEEARKIIKRYEKTGFPEAVLFETGYGPSGLPHIGTFGEVARTTMVRHAFRVLTEDSVPTRLLCFSDDMDGMRKIPENVPDRAALEPHLHKPLTAVPNPFGGDHESFGHHNNAMLRRFLDTFGFDYEFASATDYYRSGRFDTVLMEACARYDEIMAVMLPTLGEERQATYSPFLPISPKTGRVLYVPMKHVDAAEGTITFDDEDGTETTLPVTGGQVKMQWKPDFGMRWAALGVDFEMFGKDHQTNAVIYDRICAILGGRPPEHFVYELFLDDKGEKISKSKGNGLTIDEWLTYAPTESLALFMFQKPRTAKRLYFDVIPKAVDEYYSFLAAYGRQEPAQRLQNPVWHIHSGNPPDAQMPVPFAMLLNLVSASNAENKGVLWGFISRYAPGVTPQSHPQLDALAGYAIRYFEDFVRPTKRFHAPDDTERQALEDLSAALAALPADKATDGAAIQDALLDVGRQFERYQDPGKKSPEGKPAVTGDWFNALYRTLLGQERGPRLGSFIALYGIDETRALIDKALSGELAAA from the coding sequence ATGAGCGCCGCACCGCTGCCGCCTGCCGATCTCGATCCCGCCCTCGTCGAAGCCGCCCGCTCGTCGAAAGCGTGGCCGTTCGAGGAAGCGCGCAAGATCATCAAGCGCTACGAGAAGACCGGCTTTCCCGAGGCGGTCCTGTTCGAGACCGGCTATGGCCCGTCCGGCCTGCCGCATATCGGCACGTTCGGCGAGGTGGCGCGCACGACGATGGTGCGCCACGCATTCCGCGTGCTGACCGAGGACAGCGTGCCGACGCGTCTTCTGTGCTTTTCCGACGACATGGACGGGATGCGCAAAATCCCAGAGAACGTGCCCGACCGGGCCGCGCTGGAGCCGCATCTGCACAAGCCGCTGACCGCCGTGCCGAACCCGTTCGGCGGCGACCATGAGAGCTTCGGTCATCACAACAACGCGATGCTGCGGCGGTTCCTGGACACGTTCGGCTTCGACTACGAGTTCGCCAGCGCAACCGACTATTACAGGTCGGGCCGCTTCGACACCGTGCTGATGGAGGCTTGCGCCCGCTATGACGAGATCATGGCGGTGATGCTGCCGACGCTGGGCGAGGAGCGGCAGGCCACCTATTCGCCGTTCCTGCCGATCTCGCCTAAGACGGGCCGCGTGCTCTACGTGCCGATGAAACATGTCGATGCGGCCGAGGGCACGATCACCTTCGACGACGAGGATGGCACCGAGACGACCCTGCCGGTCACCGGCGGGCAGGTGAAGATGCAGTGGAAGCCCGATTTCGGCATGCGCTGGGCGGCGCTCGGCGTCGACTTCGAGATGTTCGGCAAGGACCATCAGACCAATGCCGTCATCTACGACCGCATCTGCGCGATCCTGGGCGGCCGGCCGCCGGAACACTTCGTCTATGAGCTGTTTCTGGACGACAAGGGCGAGAAGATCTCCAAGTCCAAGGGCAACGGGCTGACCATCGACGAGTGGCTGACCTATGCGCCGACCGAGAGCCTGGCGCTGTTCATGTTCCAGAAGCCGCGCACCGCCAAGCGGCTCTATTTCGACGTCATCCCCAAGGCCGTCGACGAATATTACAGCTTCCTTGCGGCCTATGGCCGGCAGGAGCCGGCGCAGCGTCTGCAGAACCCGGTCTGGCACATCCATTCGGGCAATCCGCCCGATGCGCAGATGCCGGTGCCGTTCGCGATGCTGCTCAACCTCGTCAGCGCCTCGAACGCCGAGAACAAGGGCGTTTTGTGGGGGTTCATCTCGCGTTATGCGCCCGGCGTGACGCCGCAGTCGCATCCGCAGCTCGACGCGCTCGCCGGTTACGCCATCCGCTACTTCGAGGACTTTGTCCGGCCGACCAAGCGGTTCCACGCCCCCGACGACACCGAGCGGCAGGCGCTCGAAGACCTGTCGGCGGCGCTTGCCGCGCTTCCGGCGGACAAGGCGACCGACGGCGCGGCGATCCAGGACGCGCTGCTCGATGTCGGCCGGCAGTTCGAACGCTACCAGGATCCGGGCAAGAAGAGCCCGGAGGGCAAGCCGGCGGTAACCGGCGACTGGTTCAATGCGCTCTACCGGACCCTTCTCGGCCAGGAGCGCGGGCCGCGTCTTGGCTCGTTCATCGCGCTCTACGGCATCGACGAGACGCGCGCGCTGATCGACAAGGCGCTCAGCGGCGAACTGGCGGCCGCCTGA
- a CDS encoding tellurite resistance TerB family protein has product MAKIDEARALIYIMVTVAAADAQLSDRELNRIGVITDTLPIFEGIDRDVLVEQANNCTAILADEAGLETILTLVHDTIPPRLYETAYAVAVEIAAADLHVEQEELRFLQMLRDALDLDALVIAAIEHSARVRFRLPSQD; this is encoded by the coding sequence ATGGCGAAGATCGACGAAGCGCGCGCCCTCATCTACATCATGGTCACGGTGGCCGCGGCCGACGCACAGCTCTCCGACCGCGAGCTCAACCGCATCGGCGTGATCACCGACACGCTGCCGATCTTCGAGGGCATCGATCGGGACGTCTTGGTCGAACAGGCCAACAATTGCACCGCGATCCTGGCCGACGAGGCCGGTCTGGAGACGATCCTGACGCTCGTGCACGACACGATCCCGCCGCGCCTTTACGAGACCGCCTACGCCGTGGCGGTGGAGATCGCCGCAGCCGACCTGCATGTCGAACAGGAGGAGCTGCGTTTCCTGCAGATGCTGCGCGACGCGCTCGATCTGGACGCGCTGGTCATCGCGGCCATCGAGCATTCGGCACGCGTGCGCTTCCGGCTGCCCTCGCAGGACTGA
- a CDS encoding sterol desaturase family protein, which translates to MIENEPLIRFGAFVAIFTAMAAFELWAPRLERPEMAGALRSRRWLVNVSMVVISSVCLRIIFPAAAVGTAIYAQSQGWGLFPAIGMPVVVAGILAFIVLDFAVWLEHLVSHKWPLLWRIHRMHHSDQGFDLTTALRFHPLEIVLSMIWKAAVIVVLGAPVVAVLVFEIVLNGMAMFNHANARLPLGLDRVLRALVVTPDMHRVHHSVVRRETDSNYGFNLSVWDRLFGTYTDQPEAGHDGMRLGLTDYDGPQTANLGWALVLPFRRAGYRLARGAEAEPPRPGYVPKGSTGK; encoded by the coding sequence ATGATCGAGAACGAGCCGCTCATCCGTTTTGGCGCCTTCGTGGCGATCTTCACGGCCATGGCCGCGTTCGAACTGTGGGCGCCGAGGCTTGAACGGCCGGAGATGGCCGGCGCGCTGCGCTCGCGTCGCTGGCTCGTCAACGTCTCGATGGTCGTCATCTCGTCGGTATGCCTGCGGATCATCTTTCCCGCTGCCGCCGTCGGCACGGCCATCTATGCGCAAAGCCAGGGCTGGGGCCTGTTTCCGGCGATCGGAATGCCCGTGGTCGTTGCCGGGATCCTCGCTTTCATCGTGCTGGATTTCGCCGTCTGGCTCGAACATCTGGTCAGCCACAAATGGCCGCTGCTCTGGCGCATCCACCGCATGCACCATTCCGATCAGGGGTTCGACCTGACAACGGCGCTGCGGTTTCATCCGCTGGAAATCGTCCTGTCCATGATCTGGAAGGCGGCCGTGATCGTCGTTCTGGGCGCGCCGGTCGTCGCGGTGCTCGTCTTCGAGATCGTGCTGAACGGCATGGCGATGTTCAACCACGCCAATGCGCGCCTGCCGCTTGGTCTGGACCGCGTGCTTCGCGCGCTGGTCGTCACCCCGGACATGCACCGTGTCCATCACTCCGTCGTCCGGCGCGAGACCGATTCCAACTACGGCTTCAACCTTTCGGTCTGGGACCGGCTGTTCGGGACCTACACCGATCAGCCCGAAGCGGGCCATGACGGCATGCGCCTCGGCCTGACCGACTATGATGGCCCGCAGACCGCAAATCTGGGCTGGGCGCTCGTCCTGCCCTTCCGCCGCGCCGGCTACCGGCTGGCGCGTGGCGCCGAGGCCGAACCGCCCCGGCCTGGCTATGTCCCGAAGGGATCGACCGGGAAATAG
- a CDS encoding transporter substrate-binding domain-containing protein — translation MRQQFDPRAGAVHPGQLHGTLQALDRKSGGRQECAAWAQRKIIVRLWRAGLRQGRTGLRGDDARKGLADHAGLASQISGRHGSALRGHPRHADNILLYLTRPSAYLLTPIEQSTTGLVLMSGNNQKNPAMICVHLSILSGAFVARSACDVFGRAAQRWRWTVLAALALFIAVAGSGRALAEPPRLWDPGYRTATVDLGGLQRLRFLTSLDFPPFNFADANRKPTGFNVDLARAVCEELDLVDRCEIQAMPWEELEASLEARRGEVILAGHAPDASLRARFGLSEPYFRFPARFVGRDADGDDEDGFDARLAQGKVAVVANSPHAEMLAAFFPDAEAMPVADMPAAYTALREQEADLVFGDGVLLSFWLTSPAADDCCRFLSGPYMSDRHLGQGMVAVTRTQDQRLLDAINGALKAVEDSGAYAEIYARYFPVDPFGT, via the coding sequence GTGCGCCAGCAGTTCGACCCCCGCGCTGGTGCCGTTCATCCGGGCCAGCTGCATGGCACGTTGCAGGCGCTTGACCGGAAATCCGGCGGCCGCCAAGAATGCGCAGCATGGGCTCAGCGCAAGATCATCGTTCGCCTGTGGCGTGCCGGGCTGCGACAGGGCCGGACCGGGCTGCGGGGCGATGACGCGCGCAAGGGCCTCGCCGATCACGCCGGCCTCGCCAGCCAGATCTCCGGCCGGCACGGGTCCGCTCTCCGCGGCCATCCGCGTCACGCTGACAACATACTTCTATACCTCACCCGGCCTTCAGCATACCTGCTTACACCAATTGAACAATCGACCACAGGTTTAGTATTGATGAGCGGAAACAACCAAAAAAACCCGGCAATGATTTGCGTTCACTTGTCGATATTGTCCGGAGCGTTCGTGGCCAGGTCGGCGTGCGACGTTTTCGGCCGTGCCGCCCAGCGGTGGCGCTGGACCGTCCTTGCCGCTCTTGCGCTCTTCATCGCCGTTGCCGGGTCGGGCCGGGCGCTCGCCGAGCCTCCTCGACTGTGGGATCCGGGATATCGCACGGCAACCGTCGATCTTGGCGGTCTGCAAAGGCTGCGCTTTCTGACCAGCCTGGACTTTCCGCCGTTCAATTTCGCCGATGCCAACCGGAAGCCGACCGGCTTCAACGTCGATCTCGCCCGGGCGGTCTGCGAGGAACTCGACCTCGTCGATCGCTGCGAAATCCAGGCAATGCCGTGGGAGGAACTGGAAGCCTCTCTGGAAGCGCGGCGCGGCGAGGTCATACTGGCTGGCCATGCGCCGGATGCGAGCCTGCGCGCGCGGTTCGGCCTGTCCGAGCCGTACTTCCGGTTTCCGGCCCGTTTCGTCGGTCGCGATGCGGACGGTGACGACGAGGACGGGTTCGACGCACGTCTGGCGCAGGGCAAGGTGGCGGTGGTGGCCAATTCTCCGCACGCGGAGATGCTCGCCGCCTTCTTTCCCGACGCCGAGGCCATGCCGGTGGCGGACATGCCCGCCGCCTACACCGCGCTGCGGGAGCAAGAGGCTGACCTCGTGTTCGGAGACGGGGTGCTCCTGTCGTTCTGGCTGACGTCGCCGGCCGCCGACGATTGCTGCCGGTTCCTGTCGGGACCCTACATGTCCGACAGACATCTCGGTCAGGGCATGGTCGCGGTGACGCGGACACAGGACCAGCGGCTGCTCGATGCGATAAACGGGGCGCTGAAGGCGGTCGAGGACAGCGGCGCCTACGCGGAAATCTACGCGCGCTATTTCCCGGTCGATCCCTTCGGGACATAG
- a CDS encoding glycosyltransferase family 2 protein, protein MNGTSAGVELLAHGAVSHDVYYRTLAARLGLAFVDADQVDRLLDAPDRSSGDVDARTPLVWCQLHDGRPVRVTAPDPRAVGRLVAAADRGTLTGPLAIATPRTLRDLVTRHHEPQLLENAIRRLAYLEPAMSAHSGARFWQGVVSALVVTGALVAFASRPGLTTAVLHGFMSVFFFACVLLRALAAVTFRPVAERPLAKTPPGAKPVYTVLVCLYREAAVIPDLIASLKRINWPRSKLQILLVCEHDDAETLAALATEQLPPFFEIVRVPPAQPRTKPKALNYAMAFARGQFVTLYDAEDRPHPDQLEEAWQTFARSDEAIACLQAPLVKANTGRNALTALFHLEYAGLFGGLMPWLARAGAPIMLGGTSNHFRRDALEKVGRWDPFNVTEDADLGMRLWRSGYRTAMITRPTLEDAPSRFADWLPQRTRWFKGWMQTWIVHTREPLRLLRNMDARAFLITQLLLTGTVVSALLYPLVLVNAAFLSAWLLIDPPEQIYMGLIAWLDWLMILSSYVAVMTLGWIATDRDARGAIGWRLLLVPAYWLAQSVAAWRAVHHLFTRPFEWEKTPHGPHERP, encoded by the coding sequence ATGAACGGCACCAGCGCGGGGGTCGAACTGCTGGCGCACGGCGCCGTGTCCCACGACGTCTACTATCGCACGCTCGCCGCGCGCCTTGGCCTGGCGTTCGTCGATGCCGATCAGGTCGACCGGCTGCTCGACGCGCCGGACCGGTCCTCGGGCGACGTCGACGCGCGCACGCCGCTGGTCTGGTGCCAGTTGCACGACGGCCGGCCTGTCCGGGTCACCGCGCCGGACCCGCGCGCCGTCGGACGCCTTGTCGCGGCCGCCGACCGCGGCACGCTCACGGGCCCGCTCGCGATCGCAACGCCGCGGACGTTGCGCGATCTCGTCACCCGCCACCACGAGCCGCAACTGCTCGAGAACGCGATCCGCAGGCTTGCCTATCTGGAGCCGGCCATGTCGGCGCATTCCGGCGCCCGGTTCTGGCAGGGCGTGGTCTCGGCACTGGTCGTCACCGGCGCCCTGGTTGCGTTCGCGAGCAGGCCCGGCCTGACCACGGCAGTCCTGCACGGCTTCATGTCGGTCTTCTTCTTCGCCTGTGTCCTCCTGCGGGCACTGGCCGCCGTCACCTTCCGGCCCGTCGCCGAACGCCCCCTTGCGAAAACGCCACCCGGGGCCAAGCCCGTCTACACCGTACTCGTCTGCCTTTATCGCGAGGCAGCCGTGATCCCCGATCTGATCGCCAGCCTCAAGCGGATCAACTGGCCGCGCTCCAAGCTGCAGATATTGCTGGTGTGCGAGCATGACGACGCCGAGACGCTGGCTGCGCTCGCCACAGAGCAACTGCCGCCCTTCTTCGAGATCGTCCGGGTGCCGCCCGCACAGCCGCGCACCAAGCCAAAGGCGCTGAACTATGCCATGGCGTTCGCGCGCGGCCAGTTTGTCACCCTGTACGACGCCGAAGACCGGCCGCATCCCGACCAGCTCGAAGAGGCCTGGCAGACCTTCGCCCGGAGCGACGAGGCGATCGCCTGCTTGCAGGCGCCGCTGGTCAAGGCCAACACCGGCCGCAACGCGCTGACCGCGCTGTTCCACCTCGAATATGCCGGCCTGTTCGGCGGCCTGATGCCGTGGCTTGCCCGCGCCGGCGCGCCGATCATGCTCGGCGGCACCTCGAACCATTTCCGCCGCGACGCGCTCGAAAAGGTCGGCCGGTGGGATCCGTTCAACGTGACCGAGGATGCCGATCTCGGCATGCGTCTCTGGCGCAGCGGCTACCGCACCGCGATGATCACGCGGCCGACGCTCGAGGACGCGCCCTCGCGCTTCGCCGACTGGTTGCCGCAGCGCACGCGCTGGTTCAAGGGCTGGATGCAGACCTGGATCGTCCACACGCGCGAGCCGCTGAGACTTCTTCGGAACATGGATGCGCGCGCCTTCCTGATCACCCAGCTCCTGCTCACCGGCACGGTCGTCTCGGCGCTTCTTTATCCGCTCGTTCTCGTCAACGCCGCCTTTCTGAGCGCCTGGCTGCTGATCGATCCGCCCGAGCAGATCTACATGGGCCTGATCGCCTGGCTCGACTGGCTGATGATCCTGTCGAGCTACGTCGCCGTGATGACGCTCGGCTGGATCGCCACCGACCGCGACGCGCGCGGGGCCATCGGCTGGCGGCTGCTTCTGGTGCCCGCCTACTGGCTGGCGCAGTCGGTCGCCGCCTGGCGCGCCGTCCACCACCTGTTCACGCGCCCCTTCGAATGGGAGAAGACCCCGCACGGGCCGCACGAACGCCCATGA
- a CDS encoding ion transporter — MEKLRSIVESQRFERAIIVLIIINAVTLGMETSPVLMAAIGPVLLTIDRLILAVFVVELIMKFMVYRAGFFRSPWRIFDLVIVGIALIPAAGPFAVLRALRILRVLRLISAVPSMRRVVGGLLTALPGLGSIVLLLLLVFYVFSVMATKLFGGAFPQWFGSIAASAYSLFQIMTLESWSMGIVRPVMDAFPWAWAFFIPFIAATTFTVLNLFIGVVVSAMQAEHDAEAAGERKSIHDEQALILEELKALRVEVRALRAERDGEPVSESASTA; from the coding sequence ATGGAAAAACTCAGATCGATCGTCGAGAGCCAGCGTTTCGAACGCGCCATCATCGTGCTGATCATCATCAACGCGGTCACCCTGGGCATGGAGACCTCGCCGGTCCTGATGGCGGCGATCGGCCCGGTGCTGCTGACGATCGACCGGCTGATCCTCGCCGTCTTCGTGGTCGAACTGATCATGAAGTTCATGGTCTACCGGGCCGGCTTCTTCCGCAGCCCCTGGCGCATCTTCGATCTGGTCATCGTCGGCATCGCCCTGATCCCGGCGGCCGGTCCGTTCGCGGTGCTGCGCGCGCTGCGCATCCTGCGCGTGCTGCGCCTGATCAGCGCCGTCCCCTCGATGCGGCGGGTCGTCGGCGGGCTGCTGACGGCGCTGCCGGGGCTCGGCTCGATCGTGCTCCTGCTGTTGCTGGTCTTCTACGTGTTCTCGGTCATGGCGACCAAGCTGTTCGGCGGCGCGTTTCCGCAATGGTTCGGCTCGATCGCCGCGTCGGCCTATTCGCTGTTCCAGATCATGACGCTGGAAAGCTGGTCGATGGGGATCGTGCGGCCGGTGATGGACGCCTTCCCCTGGGCCTGGGCGTTCTTCATCCCGTTCATCGCCGCAACGACCTTCACCGTCCTCAACCTGTTCATCGGCGTTGTCGTCTCGGCGATGCAGGCCGAACACGACGCCGAGGCGGCCGGCGAGCGCAAGTCGATCCATGACGAGCAGGCGCTGATCTTAGAGGAACTGAAGGCCCTGCGCGTCGAGGTTCGCGCGCTCCGCGCCGAGCGCGATGGCGAGCCTGTCAGCGAAAGTGCTTCGACAGCTTGA
- a CDS encoding 2'-deoxycytidine 5'-triphosphate deaminase — translation MARRGSGILADHDIAALIEAGAITVPRPLDDRQVQPASLDLRLGEVAYRVRASFMPGAAHTVQDKLRQFELHRIDLTDGAVLETGCVYIVPLLEGLALPAEVAAAANPKSSTGRLDIFTRVIADHAVEFDKVPAGYRGPLFLEVSPRTFPIVARTGSRLTQIRFRRGQATLDADALAALHDAETLVADERPNISNSGIALSVDLTGDGDGLVGYRGKRHTALVDVDRPGAHEVLDYWEPVHVRARKELILDPDQFYILVSREAVHVPPHHAAEMTPFDPLVGEFRVHYAGFFDPGFGHSAAGGTGSRAVLEVRSHEVPFVLEHGQIVGRLVYEHMVGRPTALYGADLSSNYQAQGLKLSKHFR, via the coding sequence ATGGCGCGGCGCGGCAGCGGCATTCTCGCCGATCACGACATTGCGGCACTGATCGAGGCGGGGGCGATCACCGTCCCCCGGCCGCTCGACGATCGACAGGTCCAGCCCGCGAGCCTCGATCTGCGCCTGGGCGAAGTCGCCTACCGGGTGCGCGCCAGCTTCATGCCGGGCGCGGCGCACACGGTCCAAGACAAGCTCAGGCAGTTCGAGCTGCACCGGATCGACCTGACGGACGGCGCGGTGCTCGAAACCGGCTGCGTCTACATCGTGCCGCTGCTCGAAGGGCTGGCCCTGCCGGCCGAGGTGGCTGCGGCCGCAAACCCGAAAAGTTCGACCGGCCGGCTAGACATCTTCACGCGCGTGATCGCCGACCATGCCGTCGAGTTCGACAAGGTCCCGGCCGGCTACCGGGGACCGCTGTTTCTCGAGGTCAGCCCGCGCACCTTCCCGATCGTCGCGCGCACCGGCTCGCGGCTGACGCAGATCCGCTTCCGGCGCGGTCAGGCCACGCTCGATGCGGACGCATTGGCGGCCCTGCACGATGCCGAGACGCTGGTCGCCGACGAACGGCCAAACATCTCCAACAGCGGCATCGCACTGTCGGTCGACCTGACCGGAGACGGCGACGGCCTGGTCGGCTATCGCGGCAAGCGTCACACCGCGCTGGTCGATGTCGACAGGCCCGGCGCGCACGAGGTGCTCGACTATTGGGAGCCGGTCCATGTGCGCGCCCGCAAGGAGCTGATCCTCGATCCGGACCAGTTCTACATCCTCGTCAGCCGCGAGGCGGTGCATGTGCCGCCGCACCATGCGGCCGAGATGACGCCGTTCGACCCGCTGGTCGGCGAATTTCGCGTCCACTATGCCGGCTTCTTCGATCCCGGCTTCGGCCACTCGGCCGCCGGGGGCACCGGCAGCCGCGCCGTGCTGGAAGTGCGCAGCCACGAAGTCCCTTTCGTTCTCGAGCACGGGCAGATCGTCGGCCGGCTCGTCTACGAGCACATGGTCGGTCGGCCCACGGCGCTGTACGGCGCCGATCTGAGCTCGAACTACCAGGCCCAGGGCCTCAAGCTGTCGAAGCACTTTCGCTGA